The following proteins come from a genomic window of Sulfitobacter indolifex:
- a CDS encoding Fur family transcriptional regulator, with protein sequence MRNPIIKRCEAMGLRMTGQRRVIAQVIHDSDDHPDAEELLARATVIDSGISIATVYRTVKLFEEAGILDKLEFGDGRARYEDAQREHHDHLIDVNSGEVIEFVDAEIEELQERIARKLGYRLQGHRMELYGVPIKKEDP encoded by the coding sequence ATGCGCAACCCGATCATCAAACGGTGCGAGGCCATGGGCCTGCGCATGACAGGTCAACGCCGGGTCATCGCACAGGTGATTCACGACAGCGACGACCACCCAGATGCCGAAGAACTGCTGGCCCGTGCCACTGTGATCGACAGCGGCATCTCGATCGCCACGGTCTACCGCACGGTCAAGCTGTTCGAAGAGGCAGGCATCCTCGACAAATTGGAATTTGGCGATGGCCGTGCGCGCTATGAGGATGCGCAGCGCGAACATCACGACCATCTGATTGACGTGAACTCTGGCGAGGTGATCGAATTCGTCGATGCAGAAATCGAAGAGCTTCAGGAACGTATCGCGCGCAAGCTGGGTTACAGATTGCAAGGCCACCGGATGGAACTTTATGGTGTGCCGATCAAAAAGGAGGACCCATGA
- a CDS encoding AbrB family transcriptional regulator, translated as MRWPSLSFAPRDTVLTLGAGTLGAVLFWWLDAPVYMLLGPVIAVSGLGLVGVRTAVDPRLRDACFVVLGIAVGAGFNQDAVNAMVRWPLAFVFMTLVIWGIMAACRWMLARYFGFDARSALLASAPGHLSFVMAIASDGGSDVARISITQSVRLLALTIVVPFAALLMGVDMTGNIAPVGAGMGVTSIVVMIFAAVVVGLIFARLSVPAPLLMGAMVVSAIAHLTKLETGVLPGWLTLIAYLVLGSLIGTRFSGITPARFVSGLGAGLAITGVAVGLAGLGAVPVAWALGMPLGHVLVAFAPGGLETMIALGAVLAVVPGFVAACHIMRLVVLSVLLPAMLARVSRREKRPAE; from the coding sequence ATGAGATGGCCCTCCCTTTCCTTTGCCCCGCGTGACACCGTGCTGACCCTCGGGGCTGGCACGCTCGGCGCGGTGTTGTTTTGGTGGCTTGATGCGCCCGTCTATATGCTGCTGGGGCCGGTGATCGCGGTGAGTGGTCTAGGGCTCGTCGGTGTCCGCACGGCGGTCGATCCGCGCCTGCGGGACGCCTGTTTTGTGGTCTTGGGCATCGCCGTAGGTGCAGGCTTTAACCAAGATGCGGTCAACGCCATGGTGCGCTGGCCGCTGGCCTTCGTCTTTATGACCTTGGTGATCTGGGGGATTATGGCCGCCTGTCGCTGGATGCTGGCGCGGTATTTCGGCTTTGACGCGCGTTCAGCGCTTTTGGCCTCGGCCCCGGGGCATCTGAGTTTTGTGATGGCAATTGCCAGCGACGGCGGCTCTGACGTGGCGCGGATTTCGATCACGCAATCCGTACGGCTGCTGGCGCTCACCATCGTTGTACCTTTTGCCGCCCTGCTCATGGGCGTTGATATGACCGGCAATATCGCCCCAGTAGGTGCGGGGATGGGGGTGACCTCAATCGTTGTGATGATCTTTGCGGCCGTGGTTGTGGGGCTAATTTTTGCCCGGCTTTCAGTGCCTGCACCGCTTCTGATGGGGGCGATGGTTGTCTCTGCCATCGCGCATCTTACCAAGTTGGAGACCGGGGTCTTGCCCGGCTGGCTGACCCTCATCGCCTACCTGGTCTTGGGCAGTCTGATCGGCACGCGGTTTTCGGGTATCACGCCCGCGCGGTTTGTCAGCGGACTTGGTGCGGGCCTGGCAATTACCGGCGTCGCGGTCGGGCTCGCGGGGTTGGGTGCGGTGCCGGTGGCTTGGGCGCTCGGCATGCCGCTGGGCCATGTGCTGGTGGCTTTCGCGCCTGGAGGCCTTGAGACGATGATCGCGCTCGGCGCGGTCTTGGCTGTAGTGCCGGGGTTTGTTGCCGCATGCCACATCATGCGACTGGTCGTGCTGAGCGTTCTTTTACCTGCCATGCTCGCCCGCGTGTCCCGACGTGAGAAGCGCCCCGCCGAGTGA
- the eno gene encoding phosphopyruvate hydratase — protein sequence MSTIIDIHAREILDSRGNPTVEVDVILEDGTMGRAAVPSGASTGAYEANERRDGDKSRYMGKGVLEACAAVNGEIAEALVGIDATEQVEIDEMMIELDGTENKSRLGANAILGVSMAAAKAAADYCTQPLYRYIGGTTARVLPVPMMNIINGGEHADNPIDIQEFMIMPVAADNIREAVRMGAEVFHTLKKELSDAGLSTGIGDEGGFAPNISSSRDALDFILKSIEKAGYKPGEDMYLALDCAATEYYKDGKYVLSGEGKTLSSEENADYLAALVNDYPIISIEDGMAEDDWDGWKALTEILGDKVQLVGDDLFVTNPARLSDGIKRGCANSMLVKVNQIGTLTETLKAVDMAHRAGYTNVMSHRSGETEDATIADLAVATNCGQIKTGSLARSDRLAKYNQLIRIEEVLGETAQYAGRSILRG from the coding sequence ATGAGCACGATCATCGACATCCACGCCCGCGAAATCCTCGACAGCCGGGGCAACCCGACGGTCGAAGTCGACGTTATCCTCGAAGACGGCACAATGGGCCGCGCAGCGGTTCCTTCCGGTGCCTCCACAGGCGCCTATGAAGCGAACGAGCGCCGCGATGGCGACAAGTCTCGCTACATGGGCAAAGGTGTGTTGGAAGCCTGTGCCGCCGTGAACGGTGAAATCGCCGAGGCACTGGTGGGGATCGACGCGACCGAGCAGGTCGAAATTGACGAGATGATGATCGAACTCGACGGGACCGAGAACAAATCCCGCCTTGGCGCAAACGCGATCTTGGGCGTGTCGATGGCCGCCGCCAAAGCCGCCGCGGACTACTGCACGCAGCCGCTCTACCGCTACATCGGCGGCACAACCGCCCGCGTCCTGCCGGTGCCGATGATGAACATCATCAACGGTGGCGAACACGCGGACAACCCGATCGACATTCAGGAATTCATGATCATGCCAGTCGCTGCGGACAATATCCGCGAGGCCGTGCGCATGGGGGCCGAAGTCTTTCACACGCTGAAGAAAGAGCTTTCCGATGCGGGTCTTTCGACCGGTATCGGCGATGAAGGTGGGTTCGCCCCCAACATCAGCTCTTCCCGCGATGCGCTTGATTTCATTCTGAAATCCATCGAGAAAGCAGGCTATAAGCCCGGCGAAGACATGTACCTCGCCCTCGATTGTGCGGCGACTGAGTATTACAAAGACGGCAAATATGTCCTCTCTGGTGAGGGCAAGACCCTGTCGAGCGAAGAGAACGCCGATTATCTGGCAGCCCTCGTGAACGATTACCCGATCATCTCCATCGAAGATGGCATGGCCGAGGACGATTGGGACGGCTGGAAAGCCCTGACCGAAATTTTGGGCGACAAGGTTCAGTTGGTGGGCGACGATCTTTTCGTGACCAACCCTGCGCGTCTGTCTGACGGTATCAAGCGCGGCTGCGCCAACTCCATGCTGGTGAAGGTCAACCAGATTGGCACTCTGACCGAGACGCTGAAAGCCGTCGATATGGCGCATCGCGCGGGCTATACCAATGTGATGTCCCACCGCTCGGGCGAGACGGAGGATGCCACGATTGCCGACCTCGCCGTGGCGACAAACTGCGGTCAGATCAAGACCGGCTCGCTCGCGCGCTCTGATAGGCTGGCGAAGTACAACCAGTTGATCCGTATCGAGGAAGTGCTGGGCGAGACTGCGCAATATGCTGGCCGTTCGATCCTGCGCGGCTGA
- the mazG gene encoding nucleoside triphosphate pyrophosphohydrolase codes for MPDDTKADLIHDSDAGIERLLEIMRRLRDPETGCPWDIEQDFDSIAPYTIEEAYEVADAIARRDWVDLEGELGDLLLQSVYHTAMGEEAGHFTFQSVVRNISDKMVARHPHVFGDESRDKSAEQQTVDWEKIKAAERAGKAQGGTLDGVAIGLPALLRAMKLQKRAARVGFDWPETTQVLDKITEEAAELVEAKDELSQTEVEEEYGDLLFVMANLGRHLGLDPEAALRAANAKFTRRFEGIEARLAAMGKSPHDSDLAEMDALWDAVKLAERS; via the coding sequence ATGCCGGACGATACAAAAGCCGATCTCATTCACGATTCCGATGCGGGGATCGAACGACTGCTGGAAATCATGCGCCGCCTGCGCGATCCTGAAACCGGTTGTCCGTGGGACATCGAACAGGATTTCGACAGCATCGCCCCCTATACCATTGAAGAGGCTTATGAAGTCGCCGATGCCATTGCCCGGCGCGATTGGGTGGATCTGGAGGGCGAACTGGGCGATCTGCTGCTGCAATCGGTCTATCACACGGCAATGGGCGAAGAAGCGGGGCATTTCACCTTTCAATCGGTGGTGCGTAATATCAGCGACAAGATGGTAGCCCGTCACCCTCATGTTTTTGGCGACGAATCTCGCGACAAAAGCGCCGAACAGCAGACTGTGGATTGGGAAAAAATCAAAGCCGCTGAGCGGGCGGGTAAAGCGCAGGGCGGCACGTTGGATGGGGTGGCGATTGGCCTGCCCGCGCTCCTGCGGGCGATGAAACTGCAAAAACGCGCTGCGCGTGTGGGGTTTGATTGGCCTGAGACGACACAAGTGTTGGATAAGATCACCGAAGAGGCCGCCGAATTGGTCGAGGCGAAGGACGAGCTTTCGCAGACGGAAGTCGAAGAGGAATACGGTGATCTGCTCTTCGTCATGGCCAATCTCGGCCGCCACCTTGGGCTTGACCCCGAAGCCGCCCTACGCGCCGCAAATGCCAAATTCACCCGCCGGTTTGAAGGGATTGAAGCGCGGCTCGCGGCCATGGGCAAGTCTCCACATGATAGTGATCTGGCCGAGATGGATGCGCTTTGGGATGCGGTGAAACTGGCGGAACGCAGCTAA
- a CDS encoding NYN domain-containing protein: protein MTERDRPLLAVLIDADNVPAKHAGAIMREVTTIGEPALRRVYGDWSNDHLKGWKAPIRELGLVAHQETANTKGKNASDIGLVIQAMDILHSRRFDIIVIVSSDSDFTALVNRLREDGVTVIGIGEKKTHDSLRNVYNRFILIENLDGAEPDTTSRASAKVADALPLFKAAMDKIDTEDDWYNLGQIGQTIQAAHPDFDSRTYGHGKLSALAADLKALETRKTGNRLMVRLKP, encoded by the coding sequence ATGACCGAACGTGACCGCCCCCTGCTGGCCGTGTTGATCGACGCTGACAATGTCCCGGCCAAACATGCCGGCGCCATCATGCGGGAGGTCACAACGATTGGCGAGCCTGCCCTGCGCCGCGTCTATGGCGATTGGTCGAACGACCACCTTAAGGGCTGGAAAGCCCCGATCCGCGAACTGGGTTTGGTCGCCCATCAGGAAACCGCGAACACCAAGGGCAAGAACGCCAGCGACATCGGTCTGGTCATTCAGGCGATGGACATCCTGCACAGCCGTCGGTTCGATATCATCGTGATCGTCTCGTCCGACAGTGACTTCACTGCGCTGGTGAACCGCCTGCGCGAAGATGGGGTGACCGTCATCGGCATCGGCGAAAAGAAGACCCACGATTCGCTGCGCAACGTCTACAACCGCTTCATCTTGATCGAAAACCTCGATGGAGCTGAGCCGGACACAACGTCACGCGCCAGCGCCAAGGTGGCCGACGCCCTGCCCCTGTTCAAAGCGGCGATGGACAAGATCGACACCGAGGATGATTGGTACAACCTCGGCCAGATCGGTCAGACGATTCAGGCCGCGCATCCGGATTTTGACAGCCGGACATACGGCCATGGCAAGCTGAGCGCCTTGGCAGCGGATCTGAAAGCATTGGAGACGCGCAAGACCGGCAACCGGTTGATGGTGCGGTTGAAACCTTAA
- a CDS encoding nucleoside hydrolase produces the protein MTPRKAIIDTDPGQDDAVAILLALASPEEIDVLGITCVAGNVPLDLTSKNARIVCELAGRRDVKVFAGCDRPLGRALVTAEHVHGKTGLDGPDLPDPTMPLAEGHGVDFIIEQVRAHPAGSVTLCPLGPLTNIATALQKAPDIAEKVQEIVLMGGGYFEGGNITPTAEFNIYVDPQAADIVFKSGIPIVVMPLDVTHKALVTKPRNDAFRAIGTPVGIAVAEMTDFFERFDKEKYGSEGAPLHDPCVTAYLINPDLFKGRHINVEIETQSELTMGMTVADWWGVTDRAPNALFVGDLDADGFFALLTERLARL, from the coding sequence ATGACTCCGCGCAAAGCAATCATCGACACCGACCCCGGACAAGACGACGCCGTCGCGATCCTCCTCGCGCTGGCCAGCCCCGAAGAGATCGACGTTCTGGGCATCACCTGTGTCGCGGGCAACGTGCCGCTTGATCTGACCTCGAAAAACGCGCGCATCGTGTGCGAATTGGCGGGGCGGCGGGATGTGAAGGTGTTTGCCGGATGCGACCGCCCGCTGGGGCGTGCGTTGGTAACGGCGGAACATGTGCATGGTAAAACTGGTCTTGATGGCCCAGACCTGCCCGATCCCACCATGCCGCTGGCCGAGGGGCATGGCGTGGATTTCATCATCGAGCAGGTCCGCGCCCATCCCGCAGGCAGCGTGACCCTCTGCCCCTTGGGGCCGCTCACCAATATCGCGACAGCCCTGCAAAAAGCGCCTGATATCGCCGAAAAGGTGCAAGAGATTGTACTGATGGGGGGCGGCTATTTTGAGGGCGGGAACATCACCCCCACGGCTGAATTCAACATTTATGTCGACCCGCAGGCCGCTGATATCGTGTTTAAATCCGGTATCCCTATTGTGGTGATGCCGCTTGATGTGACCCACAAAGCGCTGGTCACGAAACCACGCAACGATGCCTTCCGCGCCATTGGCACGCCCGTGGGCATCGCCGTGGCCGAGATGACCGATTTCTTTGAGCGGTTCGACAAAGAGAAATACGGCTCAGAAGGTGCACCGCTGCATGATCCCTGCGTGACCGCCTATTTGATCAATCCCGACCTGTTCAAAGGCCGCCACATCAACGTTGAGATTGAGACCCAGTCCGAATTGACCATGGGCATGACCGTCGCCGACTGGTGGGGCGTGACCGACCGCGCGCCCAACGCGCTTTTTGTGGGAGACCTCGACGCTGATGGTTTCTTTGCCCTGCTCACCGAAAGGCTGGCCCGTCTATGA
- a CDS encoding DMT family transporter, translating to MDNLRGAMLMVLAMAGFAIEDMFVKLTSDALPVGQIIALLGAGGGAIFAVILRIQGRRLFSADMLSGPILLRAVGEVLGTLCFVTAIVLTPLSSASAILQATPLAVTLGAALFLGEPVGWRRWSAIVVGFLGVLLIVRPGLEGFNALSLFAVASVIGLALRDLATRQVPRSISSMQLSFLAFIVLVPAGLILMLAAGTPAAMPGGAEVVYLGAAMVIGVLAYYAIVAAMRVGEVSFVTPFRYMRMLFALVVGIMVFDESPDTLTLVGAAIIIASGVYTLWRERKITPRPRRGLSKPGLPG from the coding sequence ATGGACAATCTGCGCGGTGCGATGCTGATGGTGCTGGCTATGGCCGGTTTCGCCATCGAAGACATGTTCGTCAAACTGACGAGCGATGCGCTCCCCGTGGGGCAGATCATCGCGCTTTTAGGCGCGGGCGGCGGGGCAATCTTTGCCGTTATCTTGCGCATTCAGGGGCGGCGTTTGTTCTCTGCAGATATGCTCTCCGGACCGATCTTGCTGCGCGCCGTGGGCGAGGTGCTGGGCACGCTCTGTTTCGTGACCGCCATCGTGCTGACCCCGCTCTCCTCGGCTTCTGCGATCCTGCAGGCCACACCGCTTGCCGTGACCTTAGGCGCTGCGCTGTTTCTGGGCGAGCCTGTCGGCTGGCGCCGTTGGAGCGCGATTGTCGTTGGTTTCCTTGGTGTTCTGCTCATCGTGCGCCCCGGGTTGGAAGGGTTCAACGCCCTGTCGCTCTTTGCCGTTGCCAGTGTCATCGGCCTAGCCTTGCGTGACCTTGCCACGCGCCAGGTGCCCCGCAGCATCAGTTCCATGCAGCTCAGCTTTCTGGCCTTCATCGTTCTGGTACCGGCGGGCCTGATCCTGATGCTTGCCGCCGGCACCCCCGCCGCTATGCCGGGCGGGGCCGAGGTGGTCTATCTTGGTGCGGCGATGGTGATCGGTGTGCTGGCCTATTACGCCATCGTGGCCGCGATGCGCGTGGGCGAAGTCAGCTTTGTCACACCGTTTCGCTACATGCGGATGCTCTTCGCGCTGGTCGTGGGGATCATGGTCTTTGACGAATCCCCCGACACGCTGACGCTGGTGGGCGCCGCGATCATCATCGCCTCGGGGGTCTATACCCTCTGGCGCGAACGCAAAATCACCCCCCGGCCCCGCCGCGGTCTTTCCAAGCCGGGTCTGCCGGGGTAA
- a CDS encoding GNAT family N-acetyltransferase — protein sequence MSAHLTLGIPEHLDKLVGLVTAFHAEAGIEMSDDQRRTGLAPLLEGIPHGAAYLIGPPRAPIGYVVICFGWSVEFGGLDAIIDEIYVRPGVRGRGIASETLIALPRALAAGGLKAIHLEVDRTNKAALKVYTRAGFRPREDHMLMSRKL from the coding sequence ATGAGCGCACATCTTACCCTTGGCATCCCTGAACATCTCGACAAGCTGGTTGGGCTGGTGACAGCATTCCACGCCGAAGCCGGCATTGAGATGAGTGATGACCAACGCAGGACCGGTCTTGCGCCGTTGCTAGAGGGGATCCCTCACGGGGCGGCCTATCTGATCGGCCCGCCCCGAGCGCCCATTGGCTATGTGGTGATCTGTTTCGGCTGGTCAGTTGAATTTGGCGGGCTGGATGCCATCATTGATGAAATCTATGTCCGTCCCGGCGTGCGGGGACGCGGGATCGCTTCGGAGACGCTGATCGCTCTGCCACGCGCGCTGGCTGCGGGCGGGTTAAAGGCCATACATCTCGAAGTTGACCGCACCAATAAGGCGGCGCTCAAAGTCTACACCCGTGCTGGTTTCCGCCCCCGCGAGGATCATATGCTTATGTCTCGGAAACTGTGA
- a CDS encoding DEAD/DEAH box helicase, protein MSDFDMMGLPKKLVARLNEMGLKDPTPIQRQAIPQAMNGRDVMGLAQTGTGKTAAFGVPLLAQMMELEGRPEPRSVRGLVLAPTRELAQQIAVNLRGYAEGTQIKVAMVVGGQSINTQIKRLERGVDLLIATPGRLLDLLDRRAVKLDTTTFLVLDEADQMLDMGFIHDLRKISNLIPKERQTMLFSATMPKLMNEIANSYLNSPIRIEVSPPGKAADKVTQEVHFIAKAEKTELLKELLAKHKGERALVFGRTKHGSEKLMKTLVKAGFDAASIHGNKSQGQRDRAIAGFKGGDITVLVATDVAARGLDIPDVKHVYNFELPNVPDNYVHRIGRTARAGKDGAAVAFCAPDEMGELKAIQKTMGISIPVASGRPWEVIDEPSKPKGRGRGRGGRPGGGGGRPGGGGGGGGEAAGKPSGGRRRRRSGGGGKPGGQQAA, encoded by the coding sequence ATGAGCGATTTTGACATGATGGGCCTGCCAAAGAAACTGGTTGCCCGGTTGAATGAAATGGGTCTGAAAGATCCAACCCCGATCCAACGCCAAGCGATCCCCCAAGCCATGAATGGCCGTGACGTGATGGGCCTTGCCCAGACCGGCACCGGTAAAACGGCGGCTTTTGGTGTGCCGCTTCTGGCGCAGATGATGGAGCTTGAAGGCCGCCCCGAGCCGCGTTCGGTGCGTGGTCTGGTACTTGCCCCAACCCGCGAATTGGCGCAGCAGATCGCCGTGAACCTGCGCGGCTATGCTGAAGGCACGCAGATTAAAGTGGCGATGGTCGTCGGCGGCCAGTCGATCAACACGCAGATCAAGCGTCTGGAACGCGGTGTCGATCTATTGATCGCCACACCGGGCCGTCTGCTCGACCTTCTGGATCGCCGTGCGGTCAAACTCGACACGACGACCTTCCTCGTGCTCGATGAGGCCGACCAGATGCTCGACATGGGCTTTATCCATGACCTGCGCAAAATCTCGAACCTGATCCCGAAAGAGCGTCAGACGATGCTGTTTTCGGCGACCATGCCCAAGCTGATGAATGAGATCGCCAACAGCTATCTCAACAGCCCGATCCGCATCGAAGTCTCGCCTCCGGGCAAGGCGGCGGACAAGGTGACCCAAGAGGTGCACTTCATCGCCAAGGCCGAGAAGACAGAGCTGCTGAAGGAACTGCTGGCTAAGCACAAGGGCGAGCGGGCGCTGGTCTTTGGGCGCACCAAACATGGCTCGGAAAAGCTGATGAAGACGCTGGTGAAAGCCGGGTTTGACGCCGCTTCGATCCATGGCAACAAAAGCCAAGGTCAGCGTGACCGGGCGATTGCGGGCTTTAAGGGCGGTGACATTACCGTGCTTGTGGCCACTGATGTGGCGGCCCGTGGTCTGGATATCCCGGATGTGAAGCACGTCTATAACTTCGAGCTGCCCAACGTGCCCGACAACTATGTGCACCGGATTGGCCGGACCGCGCGGGCGGGCAAAGACGGCGCTGCAGTGGCTTTCTGCGCACCGGATGAAATGGGCGAGTTGAAGGCGATCCAGAAGACTATGGGGATTTCGATCCCTGTCGCCTCGGGCCGTCCTTGGGAAGTGATTGATGAGCCGTCCAAACCCAAAGGCCGTGGCCGTGGGCGCGGTGGCCGTCCTGGTGGCGGCGGTGGTCGTCCCGGTGGCGGAGGCGGTGGCGGTGGCGAAGCTGCTGGCAAGCCAAGCGGCGGTCGCCGTCGGCGGCGCAGTGGTGGCGGTGGCAAGCCGGGCGGCCAGCAGGCAGCCTAA
- a CDS encoding protein adenylyltransferase SelO, with translation MRIPFDNSYAALPEGFFSRLNPTPVKEPKVLAWNAELAAELGIKGDDAQVQAQVFGGNEVPEGATPLAQLYAGHQFGNFNPQLGDGRAILLGEVISSDGTRRDIQLKGAGPTPYSRRGDGRAWMGPVLREYLVSEAMHALGVPTTRALAAVATGEPILRETGHLPGAIVTRVAASHLRVGTFQVFAHRGEVEALKTLTDYAIARHYPDADGPLGLLRAVCAAQAELVAQWMSFGFIHGVMNTDNCSISGETIDYGPCAFMDAFHQGRVFSSIDRQGRYAYGNQPQIVVWNMAQLATSLLQQMDDKETAVEEATEIVHEMPELIEAAWLRRFAAKVGISNPRPEDVDLINELLSLMQTDGADFTNTFRALGTDQARDQFTNRDAFDTWAEGWRARIKDQPDPKAVMQAANPAVIPRNHRIEQMIVAAVAGDMTPFERLMTALSTPFDETAPELQRPPTEDEIVPATFCGT, from the coding sequence ATGCGTATTCCCTTTGATAACAGCTATGCCGCCTTGCCTGAGGGGTTCTTCTCCCGGCTGAACCCGACGCCGGTGAAAGAACCTAAGGTATTGGCGTGGAATGCTGAATTGGCGGCAGAACTGGGGATCAAGGGCGACGACGCACAGGTGCAGGCGCAGGTTTTCGGGGGCAACGAAGTGCCCGAAGGCGCGACCCCTCTGGCACAGCTTTATGCCGGGCATCAGTTCGGAAATTTCAACCCTCAGCTCGGCGATGGCCGCGCGATTTTGCTGGGTGAAGTCATCAGCAGCGATGGCACGCGCCGGGATATTCAACTCAAAGGCGCGGGCCCGACGCCCTATTCACGCAGAGGAGATGGCCGCGCGTGGATGGGGCCGGTGCTGCGTGAATATCTGGTCAGCGAGGCGATGCATGCGCTCGGCGTGCCGACCACCCGCGCTCTGGCCGCTGTCGCCACAGGCGAGCCGATCTTGCGCGAAACGGGCCACCTCCCCGGTGCGATTGTCACCCGCGTTGCCGCCAGCCATCTGCGTGTCGGCACCTTTCAGGTCTTTGCCCATCGCGGCGAGGTTGAGGCGCTCAAGACCCTGACGGACTATGCCATCGCGCGGCATTACCCCGACGCGGATGGCCCACTTGGCCTCTTGCGCGCGGTCTGTGCCGCACAGGCGGAACTGGTGGCGCAGTGGATGTCCTTCGGTTTCATCCACGGCGTGATGAACACCGACAATTGCAGCATTTCGGGCGAGACGATCGATTATGGCCCCTGCGCCTTTATGGACGCGTTTCATCAGGGCCGTGTGTTCAGTTCCATCGACCGACAGGGCCGCTATGCCTACGGCAACCAACCTCAGATCGTGGTGTGGAACATGGCGCAATTGGCGACCTCGCTCTTGCAGCAGATGGACGACAAAGAGACCGCCGTCGAGGAAGCTACCGAAATCGTACACGAAATGCCTGAATTGATCGAAGCCGCATGGCTTCGCCGTTTCGCGGCCAAGGTCGGCATCTCTAACCCTCGGCCCGAGGATGTCGATCTGATCAATGAACTGCTGAGCCTGATGCAGACGGACGGCGCGGATTTTACCAACACGTTCCGTGCTCTGGGAACCGATCAAGCACGTGATCAGTTCACCAACCGCGATGCCTTTGATACATGGGCGGAAGGCTGGCGCGCTCGGATCAAGGATCAGCCGGACCCGAAGGCGGTCATGCAAGCGGCAAACCCCGCCGTGATCCCGCGCAACCACCGGATCGAGCAGATGATCGTAGCCGCCGTTGCGGGCGACATGACCCCGTTCGAGCGACTGATGACCGCGCTGTCGACGCCCTTCGACGAGACCGCCCCAGAGTTGCAGCGCCCCCCGACAGAAGATGAGATCGTCCCGGCGACCTTTTGCGGCACCTGA
- a CDS encoding DMT family transporter, with translation MERKSHIDTFGAVALVLFAVNLGFNQVVIKVSTGGFNPVFLAGLRSLGAVFLLLIWMRLRGVSLSLPRSALMGGLAAGAFFTLEFVCLFLALDLTTVSRASILLYSMPVWLGIAAHLWLPGERLSGARLLGMGLAMGGVALALSDGGVDGANWLGDLLALLAAFCWAGIALCVRITPLSKVPPAQQLMMQLIISAPVLLLLAPLFGPLLRGVEPVHLAGLAYQIVAVASFGFLAWFWLLTVYPAASVASFSFLSPVFAVLLGWLILSEEIGLTVWLALLLVAVGIYLINRKPRAR, from the coding sequence ATGGAACGCAAATCTCATATCGATACGTTCGGCGCGGTGGCATTGGTGCTTTTCGCGGTGAACCTTGGGTTTAACCAAGTCGTCATCAAGGTCAGCACCGGCGGGTTCAATCCTGTCTTTCTGGCCGGATTGCGGTCTCTCGGCGCTGTGTTTTTACTGCTGATCTGGATGCGGCTTCGGGGTGTGAGCCTGTCGCTGCCGCGCTCTGCGCTGATGGGCGGGCTGGCAGCGGGGGCATTCTTCACGCTTGAGTTTGTCTGCCTCTTTCTCGCGCTGGATCTGACCACGGTTAGCCGTGCGTCGATTTTGCTTTATTCCATGCCGGTCTGGCTCGGTATCGCCGCGCATCTCTGGCTGCCCGGCGAGCGCCTGAGCGGGGCGCGTCTGTTGGGCATGGGGCTGGCCATGGGCGGTGTCGCACTGGCGCTGAGCGATGGCGGGGTTGATGGGGCAAACTGGCTGGGCGATTTGCTGGCGCTGCTTGCGGCCTTTTGCTGGGCTGGGATTGCACTTTGCGTTCGGATCACGCCCCTTTCAAAAGTACCACCCGCGCAGCAGTTGATGATGCAACTGATTATCTCAGCGCCGGTGCTTTTGCTGCTCGCGCCGCTCTTTGGCCCCTTATTGCGCGGCGTTGAACCGGTGCATTTGGCAGGATTGGCCTATCAGATCGTGGCCGTTGCCAGCTTTGGCTTTTTGGCGTGGTTCTGGCTGCTGACGGTCTATCCGGCGGCCTCGGTGGCGTCTTTTAGCTTTCTCTCGCCCGTCTTTGCGGTGCTTTTGGGCTGGCTGATCCTGTCAGAAGAGATCGGGCTTACCGTTTGGCTCGCCCTGCTGCTGGTCGCGGTAGGGATCTACCTGATCAACCGCAAACCCCGAGCGCGCTAG